A stretch of Vibrio aphrogenes DNA encodes these proteins:
- a CDS encoding LPD25 domain-containing protein, whose protein sequence is MKPSITPKTVYINWSESNELNTGEVYPFAEFEKKALSIALTNPLGGYDKTNVTVTFSDNSQHQCRLDLGCMGNDLGFNDHCLSIHAFHQKNHDNPNMSWMQEEHQRELIQLIESYQLDRSLVQYARENAIKATEEAKQQEEIERLEKLEEQRLATEEQNKQQALFQQSLVIPDWAKGVIIATFTVYDHEESDPYSCEHFSKTEKCIILSWSTHAQKRFPELRKACLNHPDTEFLNDKEQGTEHRNDYGLGFGFCLTNKSYRHHGWEVSKQVFWDESNKAKYVPLGEVVADN, encoded by the coding sequence ATGAAACCATCCATTACACCAAAAACTGTGTACATCAACTGGTCTGAATCTAACGAGTTAAATACGGGGGAGGTTTACCCTTTTGCTGAGTTTGAGAAAAAGGCGCTCAGCATTGCATTAACCAATCCTTTAGGTGGCTATGACAAAACCAATGTGACCGTTACGTTTTCAGATAACAGCCAACATCAATGCCGTTTAGATTTAGGCTGCATGGGTAATGATTTAGGCTTTAACGACCATTGTTTATCCATCCATGCTTTCCATCAAAAGAATCACGATAACCCTAATATGTCGTGGATGCAGGAAGAACATCAGCGAGAGCTTATCCAATTAATAGAAAGTTACCAGCTAGATAGGTCACTGGTTCAATACGCTAGAGAGAACGCTATTAAGGCAACGGAGGAAGCGAAGCAGCAAGAAGAAATAGAAAGATTAGAAAAGTTAGAAGAACAAAGATTAGCCACAGAGGAGCAGAACAAGCAGCAGGCTTTATTCCAACAAAGCCTAGTGATACCTGATTGGGCAAAAGGAGTCATCATCGCAACTTTTACAGTATACGACCATGAAGAAAGTGATCCTTATAGTTGTGAGCATTTTTCGAAAACCGAAAAGTGCATTATTTTATCCTGGTCTACACACGCTCAAAAAAGGTTCCCTGAATTGAGAAAAGCGTGTTTAAACCATCCTGATACCGAATTCTTAAATGATAAAGAACAAGGCACAGAGCATCGCAATGATTACGGCTTAGGTTTTGGATTTTGTTTAACGAATAAATCGTATCGTCATCATGGATGGGAGGTCAGTAAGCAAGTGTTTTGGGATGAGAGTAATAAGGCGAAATACGTCCCATTGGGGGAAGTGGTTGCTGATAATTAA
- a CDS encoding restriction endonuclease, which translates to MIPTYQEFMQPLLEIARNGREIKVRDAIKTLADQYNLTPEERVEKLPSGRVTVLDNRVGWAKTYLTKSGLLESTRRAHFVITERGKRALEDPKVEINNAYLKQFEEFNAFKEQKNEIQPNPTLSETTCEDDITPDETLRAAYKQINNALADEILIRTRQVTPAFFEQLLVDLLIAMGYGGSSEGMGHTLGQTGDNGVDGVINQDPLGVDQVYIQAKRYAQGNNVGSGDIRDFFGALNLKKAQKGIFITTSDFTVSATQTAKDLGMRIVLINGKELAKLMLKYNIGSRDEQVLHLKKIDEEFFDA; encoded by the coding sequence ATGATTCCAACTTATCAAGAGTTTATGCAGCCCCTACTTGAGATTGCACGCAATGGTCGAGAAATTAAGGTTCGAGATGCGATTAAGACCTTGGCAGATCAATATAATCTCACCCCAGAAGAACGAGTAGAAAAACTACCAAGTGGTCGTGTGACAGTATTAGATAACCGTGTCGGTTGGGCAAAAACGTATCTCACCAAATCTGGTTTGCTTGAATCAACACGACGTGCTCATTTTGTGATTACAGAGCGAGGTAAACGAGCATTAGAGGATCCAAAAGTAGAGATTAATAATGCCTACCTAAAACAGTTTGAAGAGTTTAACGCCTTTAAAGAACAAAAGAACGAGATACAACCTAATCCAACACTCTCGGAAACAACATGTGAAGATGACATCACACCAGATGAAACCCTTCGTGCGGCTTATAAACAAATCAACAACGCATTAGCGGATGAAATACTTATTCGCACTCGCCAAGTTACCCCCGCATTTTTTGAACAATTATTGGTCGATCTGTTGATTGCAATGGGTTATGGCGGTAGCAGTGAAGGCATGGGGCATACATTAGGTCAAACCGGAGACAACGGTGTCGATGGTGTGATTAATCAAGATCCACTCGGTGTTGATCAAGTTTATATTCAAGCCAAGCGTTACGCGCAAGGTAACAATGTTGGCTCTGGTGATATCCGTGATTTCTTCGGGGCGCTGAACCTGAAAAAAGCCCAAAAAGGTATTTTTATCACCACCTCAGATTTTACAGTTTCAGCCACTCAAACCGCCAAAGACCTTGGTATGCGAATAGTGCTGATCAATGGAAAAGAATTAGCCAAATTAATGTTGAAATATAACATTGGCAGCCGAGATGAACAGGTCCTACACCTGAAAAAGATAGACGAAGAATTTTTTGACGCTTGA
- a CDS encoding type I restriction-modification system subunit M — protein MANTDKIKKNSDLIWDVANLLRGPYLPAQYRRVMIPLTVLRRLDCVLEADADAVKVEYDKLFEQYKDKDNRTEIIEKIIFKKFNHKFFNTSGFTFKKLIGDPDNLAKNLNKYIAGFSTRAREILEKFRFDQEIEHLEDANRLFKVFSEIASVNFHPDKIESLEMGYIFEDLVRRFNEQANQEAGDHFTPREVVKLIVNLLFTGEEAIHTAGNLIKIYDPACGTGGILSESEKEIIAQNDRAKVQLFGQEYNPESYAICGSDLMIKGEEADNIAFGDTLGTGITKDDRVDGDGHPDMKFDYMAANPPFGVEWKPEKDYVTNEHEKFGFNGRFGAGLPRINDGALLFLQHMMSKMQNPPAQYPLHRAGEEAENGSRIAVVFNGSPLFTGDAGSGESNIRRYIIENDMLEAVVALPDQLFYNTGIYTYIWIVTNRKSDGSNNTHDRRGKVQLINGTDFAWKMKKSLGDKRKKIGEGPSEYNKNEPDHIRMLTEIYAAFKDEETRTLADINTNVELPKKKARDMNKVVTVSKVFNNQDFGYLKITVERPLRLNFTVDQERINAFKSTAYFTGLSISKKRKNIAAMELEVAEGEAKQAELITVLESLISEFENSELIKNRDDFEARIKPAFVDAGIKFDAILKKALLAPGSLGEKDPTAEACTNSKGEFEADGDLRDTENVPLPKDITLPLPLDYENKGQNKGKVDKTQLLALVKQHCEKYLAEEVLPYRPDAWIDHSKIKLGYEIPFNRHFYEYEPPRELAEIEADIKGLELEIMNMLAEVV, from the coding sequence ATGGCTAATACAGATAAAATCAAAAAAAATTCAGACCTTATATGGGATGTCGCCAACTTATTGCGAGGCCCATACTTACCAGCGCAATACCGTCGAGTAATGATTCCTCTTACTGTTTTACGTCGTCTGGATTGTGTGCTTGAGGCTGATGCTGATGCAGTAAAGGTAGAATACGACAAACTTTTTGAACAATACAAAGATAAAGACAATCGTACTGAAATAATAGAAAAGATAATTTTCAAAAAGTTTAACCATAAATTCTTTAACACCAGCGGCTTTACCTTCAAAAAATTAATTGGCGACCCTGACAATCTTGCTAAAAACCTTAATAAATACATTGCAGGTTTTTCAACAAGAGCACGAGAGATATTAGAAAAATTCCGTTTCGATCAAGAAATCGAACACTTAGAAGACGCTAACCGCTTATTCAAAGTATTTAGCGAAATAGCCAGTGTTAATTTCCACCCTGATAAAATTGAATCATTAGAGATGGGCTATATTTTTGAAGACTTGGTTAGACGATTTAACGAACAAGCAAACCAAGAAGCGGGGGATCACTTCACACCCCGTGAAGTGGTTAAGCTTATCGTGAATCTGCTCTTCACTGGTGAAGAAGCTATTCATACCGCTGGTAACTTGATAAAAATTTACGATCCAGCGTGTGGTACGGGTGGTATTTTGTCAGAATCTGAAAAAGAGATCATTGCTCAAAACGACAGAGCTAAAGTGCAATTATTTGGTCAAGAGTATAACCCAGAATCTTATGCAATTTGTGGCTCAGATTTAATGATCAAAGGTGAAGAAGCCGACAACATTGCGTTCGGTGACACCTTAGGTACAGGTATAACGAAAGACGACCGTGTTGATGGTGATGGCCACCCTGACATGAAGTTTGACTACATGGCAGCAAACCCACCGTTCGGTGTTGAATGGAAACCGGAAAAGGATTACGTCACCAACGAACATGAAAAATTTGGTTTTAATGGTCGTTTTGGCGCAGGTTTACCGCGTATCAATGATGGTGCTTTGTTATTCTTACAGCACATGATGTCAAAAATGCAAAACCCACCTGCACAATATCCACTTCATCGAGCAGGTGAAGAAGCTGAAAATGGTTCACGCATTGCAGTTGTATTTAACGGTTCGCCACTTTTTACAGGTGATGCAGGGAGCGGTGAAAGCAATATTCGTCGTTATATTATTGAGAACGATATGCTTGAAGCAGTGGTCGCTTTGCCTGATCAACTCTTCTATAACACAGGTATTTATACCTATATCTGGATTGTCACTAACCGAAAATCAGACGGTAGTAACAACACACATGATAGACGTGGAAAAGTGCAGTTAATCAATGGTACTGACTTCGCTTGGAAAATGAAAAAATCACTGGGTGATAAGCGTAAAAAAATTGGTGAAGGGCCTTCGGAATACAATAAGAATGAACCTGATCATATCCGTATGCTCACAGAAATTTATGCGGCTTTTAAAGATGAAGAGACCCGTACGCTTGCAGATATTAATACCAACGTAGAGCTACCGAAAAAGAAAGCCCGTGACATGAATAAAGTTGTCACGGTAAGCAAAGTATTTAATAACCAGGATTTTGGTTACTTAAAAATAACGGTTGAACGCCCACTACGCCTTAATTTTACTGTTGATCAAGAGCGTATTAATGCCTTTAAATCCACTGCTTACTTCACAGGTTTATCTATTAGTAAAAAGCGCAAAAACATCGCAGCTATGGAATTAGAAGTTGCAGAAGGTGAAGCGAAACAAGCGGAGTTAATTACTGTACTTGAGTCCTTAATATCCGAGTTTGAAAATTCTGAATTGATTAAAAATCGTGATGACTTTGAGGCACGAATTAAACCAGCCTTTGTTGATGCAGGCATTAAATTTGATGCCATACTGAAAAAGGCGTTACTAGCGCCTGGTAGTTTAGGTGAAAAAGACCCAACCGCTGAAGCATGTACCAATAGTAAAGGTGAATTTGAAGCCGATGGTGATTTGCGTGATACCGAAAATGTGCCACTACCAAAAGATATAACGCTACCTCTACCCTTAGATTATGAAAATAAAGGGCAAAATAAAGGTAAAGTTGATAAAACGCAATTACTTGCATTAGTAAAACAACATTGTGAAAAATACTTAGCAGAAGAAGTCTTACCCTATCGACCTGATGCATGGATTGACCACAGTAAAATTAAATTGGGTTATGAAATTCCCTTTAACCGTCATTTTTACGAGTATGAGCCACCGCGTGAGCTTGCAGAAATTGAAGCTGATATAAAAGGTCTTGAGCTAGAAATTATGAATATGCTTGCGGAGGTGGTTTGA
- a CDS encoding restriction endonuclease subunit S produces MQYPNYPEYITSRLDSNIEIPKSWEEKRLKFIASHNDESLPETTPDEFEMEYIDISSVDLIKGIQAFEITTFEQAPSRARRLVKNGDTIVSTVRTYLKAIAPIKDVSDNTIVSTGFAVIRPREDIDAGYLSYFLQNQNFVELVVANSVGVSYPAINASDLVCIPAYYPKRIEEQEKIASFLDYKTQQIDQLIEKKKELIEKLEEQRIAIITQAVTKGIDENAKLKPSGVDWLGDVPEHWEISKIRWFIKVGSGDYLDNVSMEAKSTVSCQIPVIGGNGLMAYTSIENTSENALVVGRVGAHCGNVHLVRTKSWVTDNALRIKIIDSFDQDYLYWLLRTMKLNDDANKNAQPLITGETIKSRTVPIPPIENQLEIVRYIEVELAKLSLLEQATQLTIEKLEEYRSALITSAVTGKIDVREIELPKEFQ; encoded by the coding sequence ATGCAATATCCAAATTATCCTGAATATATTACTAGTAGATTGGATTCAAATATTGAAATACCAAAGAGCTGGGAAGAAAAGCGTCTTAAATTTATAGCATCACATAACGATGAATCTCTACCAGAGACAACACCTGATGAATTCGAGATGGAATATATTGATATTTCTAGTGTTGACTTAATCAAGGGCATACAAGCTTTTGAAATTACAACCTTTGAACAAGCTCCTTCTCGAGCTAGAAGGTTAGTTAAAAATGGAGACACTATTGTTTCAACTGTTAGGACTTATTTAAAAGCAATAGCTCCAATAAAAGATGTTTCTGACAATACGATAGTCTCTACGGGGTTTGCTGTTATAAGACCTAGGGAAGATATAGATGCAGGGTACTTATCATATTTTTTACAAAATCAGAACTTTGTTGAGCTTGTAGTTGCAAACTCCGTAGGTGTTAGCTACCCAGCAATCAACGCTTCTGATTTAGTATGCATACCCGCATATTATCCCAAGCGTATAGAAGAACAAGAAAAAATAGCCTCGTTTCTCGATTATAAAACCCAACAAATTGACCAATTAATTGAAAAGAAAAAAGAACTAATAGAAAAGCTCGAAGAACAACGAATAGCCATTATCACCCAAGCCGTTACCAAAGGCATTGACGAAAATGCCAAGCTAAAACCTTCAGGCGTCGATTGGTTAGGTGATGTGCCTGAGCATTGGGAAATTAGCAAAATTCGTTGGTTCATTAAAGTTGGTTCCGGTGACTACTTAGATAACGTCAGTATGGAAGCTAAGTCTACAGTTAGCTGTCAAATACCTGTTATAGGTGGTAATGGCTTGATGGCTTATACTTCAATTGAAAATACTAGTGAGAATGCACTGGTCGTTGGACGTGTAGGAGCTCATTGTGGAAATGTTCATCTTGTTCGAACTAAAAGTTGGGTAACCGATAATGCATTAAGAATCAAAATTATTGATTCATTTGATCAGGATTACCTGTATTGGTTATTGAGAACAATGAAACTTAATGATGATGCCAATAAAAATGCTCAACCATTGATAACGGGAGAAACTATTAAATCTAGAACAGTCCCGATCCCTCCAATAGAAAATCAGTTAGAAATTGTTCGTTATATCGAGGTGGAATTAGCTAAATTATCCCTTTTAGAGCAAGCAACTCAATTGACTATAGAAAAGCTTGAAGAATACCGTTCAGCACTCATCACATCCGCTGTCACAGGTAAAATAGATGTGCGAGAAATTGAACTTCCAAAGGAATTTCAATAA
- a CDS encoding type I restriction endonuclease subunit R: protein MKKTKEIHFEDAIQYHFIENDKYVKGNSADFDPELCLEKSRIINFIKETQLKTWQALEVIHGDETDNVLIADLRKHIGTKGLLSVIRNGFKCFGKKFKVAYFLPNNQLNADTIALYNKNQLSVTRQLYFSNKDTKSLDMAIFLNGLPVVTLELKNKFTGQSTEHSKLQYKNDRDPNEPIFQFKKGALVHFAVDTDLAFMTTRLSGNKTFFLPFNLGVNDGAGNPPAEDGGYRTAYLWREVLQSDSLLDILNRFMHLQVEEKKILKDNVLKKIKKETMIFPRYHQLDVVRKLIDHSKTNGAGKNYLVQHSAGSGKSNSIAWLAHRLSSLHTETDEKVFHSVIVVTDRKVLDQQLQDTIYQFEHKQGVVVKIDEDTRQLVKALSSGTPIVITTVQKFPFVSETLEKLNEELGEGSVELSTKGKRYAVIVDEAHSSQSGETAMDMKYVLNKDGVEAQAKQYIADNEEDEQDEVIRTMLRRGKQDNLSFFAFTATPKYKTLKIFDEPGKTGEAPFHHYTMRQAIEEKFILDVLANYTTYKTYYKITQAAEKDPNVERKKAARALARFLTLHEYNIAQKTEVMIEHFRAHVRHKIGQRAKAMVVTDSRLHAVRYKKAFDDYIEKKGYTDVRSLVAFSGTVEDPEVLGVNYTEVGMNNGIAEKALPEAFETDDYKVLLVAEKYQTGFDQPLLHTMYVDKKLSGIQAVQTLSRLNRTAAGKEDTFVLDFRNEPDEIFEAFKPFYRVTHAEELTDPHHLYRLQTQIDEHQVIHENEVNDFCTVYFAPKRKESVHDHAKMNGIIDLAVDRYLELDEESQADFKGLLVNFRNMYGFLSQVMPYQDTDLEKLYTYLRYLLTKLPRDASGPGYQIDGNVELEYYRLQKISEGSINLEPGDADNLYGPSDVGTGSSTEEEVPLSELVKAINERFGTDFTEADRLFFEQIEEEAFESEDLKEAASANSFNDFSSILSKVFEDILIDRMDGNEEIFQRLMGDADVRGIAINDIAKSLYKRFRNNNV, encoded by the coding sequence ATGAAAAAAACCAAAGAAATCCATTTTGAAGACGCCATTCAATATCACTTCATTGAAAATGATAAATACGTTAAAGGGAATTCTGCTGATTTTGACCCTGAGTTATGCCTTGAAAAATCCCGTATTATTAACTTTATTAAAGAGACACAGCTAAAAACTTGGCAAGCCCTTGAGGTTATTCATGGTGATGAAACCGATAATGTACTTATTGCTGATTTACGTAAGCATATTGGCACAAAGGGGCTGCTAAGTGTTATTCGAAATGGGTTTAAATGTTTTGGTAAAAAATTCAAGGTGGCGTACTTTTTACCCAATAATCAGCTCAATGCCGATACCATTGCGCTTTATAATAAAAATCAGTTGTCGGTAACTCGTCAGTTATATTTTTCTAATAAAGACACAAAATCGCTCGATATGGCGATATTTTTAAATGGTTTACCTGTTGTTACTTTGGAACTCAAAAATAAATTTACCGGTCAATCAACGGAACATTCTAAGCTGCAATATAAAAATGACAGAGATCCTAACGAGCCAATTTTTCAGTTTAAAAAAGGTGCATTAGTCCACTTTGCTGTTGATACTGATTTAGCCTTTATGACAACTCGACTAAGCGGTAATAAAACCTTCTTCTTGCCGTTTAATTTAGGTGTTAATGATGGCGCAGGTAATCCGCCAGCTGAAGACGGTGGTTATCGTACTGCTTACCTGTGGCGAGAGGTGCTGCAAAGTGACAGCTTGCTAGATATTCTTAATCGTTTTATGCATTTGCAAGTGGAAGAGAAAAAGATACTTAAAGATAACGTTCTTAAGAAAATCAAAAAAGAAACCATGATTTTTCCGCGCTATCACCAATTAGATGTTGTGCGTAAGTTAATTGACCACTCTAAAACTAATGGTGCTGGTAAAAACTACTTAGTTCAACACTCGGCAGGCTCAGGTAAATCAAACTCTATTGCATGGTTGGCTCACCGTTTATCAAGTTTGCATACTGAGACCGATGAGAAAGTTTTTCACTCGGTTATAGTTGTGACTGACAGAAAAGTACTTGATCAACAACTACAAGATACTATTTATCAGTTTGAGCATAAGCAAGGTGTGGTTGTAAAAATTGATGAAGATACGCGACAGTTAGTAAAAGCGTTATCAAGTGGTACGCCTATTGTTATCACCACTGTGCAAAAATTCCCATTTGTATCTGAGACGCTAGAAAAGCTTAATGAGGAGTTAGGTGAAGGCTCTGTTGAGTTAAGCACCAAAGGTAAGCGATATGCGGTAATCGTTGATGAAGCCCATAGCTCACAGTCTGGTGAAACGGCTATGGATATGAAGTATGTACTTAATAAAGATGGTGTTGAAGCACAAGCAAAGCAATATATTGCTGACAACGAAGAAGATGAGCAAGATGAAGTGATCCGTACTATGCTCCGCCGTGGCAAACAGGATAATTTAAGCTTTTTCGCTTTCACTGCTACGCCAAAATACAAAACACTCAAGATATTTGATGAGCCAGGCAAAACAGGTGAAGCCCCATTTCATCACTACACTATGCGCCAAGCCATTGAAGAGAAGTTTATACTCGATGTATTAGCGAACTACACCACTTATAAAACCTACTACAAAATTACGCAAGCGGCAGAAAAAGATCCCAACGTAGAGCGTAAAAAGGCTGCTCGTGCACTCGCTCGTTTTTTGACACTACATGAATATAATATTGCACAAAAAACAGAAGTGATGATTGAGCACTTTAGAGCGCATGTTCGTCACAAAATAGGGCAACGTGCTAAGGCGATGGTAGTAACTGATTCACGTTTACATGCAGTGCGTTATAAAAAAGCATTCGATGATTATATTGAAAAGAAAGGCTATACCGACGTACGTAGCCTAGTTGCCTTTTCAGGTACTGTTGAAGACCCTGAAGTGCTGGGTGTTAATTATACTGAAGTTGGCATGAATAATGGTATTGCTGAAAAAGCTTTACCTGAAGCGTTTGAAACCGATGATTATAAAGTGTTATTAGTAGCTGAAAAGTATCAAACAGGCTTCGATCAGCCTTTGCTCCATACAATGTATGTTGATAAGAAGCTATCAGGTATACAAGCCGTACAGACGCTCTCTCGGTTAAATAGAACAGCAGCAGGTAAAGAAGATACTTTTGTATTGGATTTTAGAAACGAGCCTGACGAAATTTTTGAAGCATTCAAACCATTTTATAGAGTTACTCACGCAGAAGAATTAACGGATCCACATCATCTTTATCGTTTGCAAACTCAAATTGATGAACACCAAGTCATCCATGAAAATGAAGTAAATGATTTTTGCACTGTGTATTTTGCCCCAAAACGAAAAGAGAGCGTACATGATCACGCAAAAATGAATGGGATTATCGATCTAGCAGTAGATCGATATCTTGAATTAGATGAAGAGTCGCAAGCAGATTTTAAAGGTTTATTGGTTAATTTCAGAAATATGTATGGCTTCTTATCACAAGTAATGCCTTATCAAGATACTGATTTAGAAAAACTTTATACCTACTTACGTTACTTGTTAACGAAATTACCAAGGGATGCTTCAGGTCCTGGTTATCAAATAGATGGAAATGTTGAACTTGAATATTACCGCTTACAAAAAATCAGCGAAGGATCTATTAATTTAGAACCGGGTGATGCCGATAATTTATATGGGCCTTCTGATGTAGGTACAGGCTCTTCTACTGAAGAAGAAGTCCCTTTATCTGAATTAGTTAAAGCAATTAATGAAAGGTTTGGAACGGACTTTACCGAAGCTGATCGTTTGTTTTTTGAACAGATAGAAGAAGAGGCTTTTGAAAGTGAAGATCTCAAAGAGGCCGCTTCAGCAAACAGCTTTAATGACTTTTCATCTATATTGTCTAAAGTGTTCGAAGATATATTAATTGATCGCATGGATGGTAATGAAGAAATCTTTCAGCGTTTAATGGGCGATGCTGATGTACGCGGCATTGCAATTAATGATATTGCTAAGAGCTTGTATAAGCGCTTTAGGAATAATAATGTATGA
- a CDS encoding Y-family DNA polymerase, translating to MYALVDANSFYCSAEQVFRPEWRGKPIIVLSNNDGMVVAANRQAKEVGVPKLQPYFKIKALCERKGVIALSSNYELYSDLSAKMMQVIGRFSPEQHIYSIDESFLRFNRCHAMITDFTEYGINIRKAVWKECRLPVCVGMGSTVTLAKLANHAAKKIKSFNGVCVINNDVLRTNILNQLDASDVWGIGRKLSIKLRSVKVKTALDLALFSPERARREFSIEVERTIRELNGLSCISWETARADKQQIFSTRSMGQRITSLDELQQALAKHASIAAYKARQQGSVCKVLMCFAANSPYDEKPSRFKKLHHFAYPTNDTQVMTQVVTQIAKQLYQPGISYYKIGVGLLELISSSHQQLDWLNPKPDDTRLMNTFDKINQKYGNDTLFLAAQGIDQKWGMKRELLTPQYTTKWHDVPRIKC from the coding sequence ATGTACGCTTTAGTTGATGCCAATTCCTTTTATTGCAGTGCTGAGCAAGTGTTTCGTCCTGAATGGCGTGGTAAGCCAATTATCGTGCTTTCTAATAACGATGGTATGGTGGTCGCTGCAAATCGTCAGGCTAAAGAAGTTGGTGTACCGAAGCTCCAACCCTACTTCAAGATCAAAGCTTTATGCGAGCGAAAAGGAGTGATCGCCCTTTCATCGAACTACGAATTGTACTCCGATCTCTCAGCTAAAATGATGCAAGTCATTGGTCGTTTTTCACCAGAGCAACACATCTACTCTATTGATGAATCATTCCTACGCTTTAACCGTTGTCACGCGATGATCACTGACTTTACAGAGTATGGAATCAATATCCGTAAAGCAGTGTGGAAGGAATGCCGCTTACCGGTTTGTGTAGGAATGGGATCAACCGTTACCTTGGCAAAATTAGCTAACCATGCGGCTAAAAAAATAAAGAGTTTTAATGGTGTCTGCGTCATCAATAATGACGTGTTACGAACAAATATATTAAATCAATTGGATGCGTCAGATGTATGGGGAATTGGAAGAAAGCTGTCGATTAAATTACGCAGTGTAAAAGTAAAAACTGCTTTAGATTTAGCATTATTTTCGCCCGAGCGAGCAAGAAGGGAATTTAGCATTGAGGTAGAGCGAACCATTCGTGAACTCAACGGTTTGTCTTGTATTTCGTGGGAAACAGCTAGAGCCGATAAACAACAAATCTTTTCAACTCGCAGTATGGGCCAAAGGATCACTAGCCTGGATGAACTACAGCAAGCATTAGCTAAACATGCTTCTATAGCTGCTTATAAAGCCCGTCAGCAAGGTAGTGTGTGTAAAGTGTTAATGTGCTTTGCTGCAAACTCTCCGTATGATGAAAAGCCTTCTAGATTTAAAAAGCTACATCATTTCGCCTATCCAACCAATGATACTCAGGTGATGACTCAAGTCGTTACACAGATTGCTAAGCAACTTTATCAGCCAGGAATTTCCTATTACAAAATTGGCGTAGGACTTTTAGAATTAATATCATCTAGCCACCAGCAATTAGATTGGTTAAACCCAAAACCAGACGATACTCGGTTGATGAATACCTTTGATAAAATTAATCAAAAATACGGTAATGATACTCTATTTCTAGCAGCTCAAGGCATAGATCAAAAATGGGGCATGAAGCGTGAACTTCTTACCCCACAATACACAACCAAGTGGCATGATGTGCCTAGAATCAAGTGTTAG
- a CDS encoding LexA family protein, which translates to MKVIPIKASAGISGFESPAQEYSQLSLSLDELLIEHPNATFIGRACGESMQGVGIFSDDILIVDRHVTPGNLDVIVANFNGEFVCKILDSARRLLLSANETIQPIPIHDYDTFTIEGVVIRSIRCHRPSYLLVD; encoded by the coding sequence ATGAAAGTAATCCCAATCAAAGCAAGTGCCGGGATCTCAGGGTTTGAGTCGCCAGCACAAGAATATTCTCAGCTATCATTAAGCTTAGATGAATTACTTATCGAGCATCCAAATGCGACTTTTATTGGTCGTGCTTGTGGTGAATCAATGCAAGGTGTCGGTATCTTCAGTGATGATATCCTTATAGTGGATCGGCATGTTACACCTGGTAATCTTGATGTAATCGTCGCTAACTTTAATGGTGAGTTTGTGTGCAAAATATTAGATTCAGCACGACGATTATTATTGTCAGCTAACGAAACCATCCAACCAATCCCTATTCATGATTACGATACCTTTACCATTGAAGGCGTGGTGATCCGATCTATACGCTGTCACCGCCCTAGCTATTTGCTGGTGGATTAG